In Leptospira bourretii, a genomic segment contains:
- a CDS encoding LBF_2127 family putative lipoprotein has product MKSIACSILFFIFIHCSVDLRQVPPPSPNGNTNRLQTNLPLVIGKFEILSADRGVYTDAWRMAWKGHLTSSGLFPNVVADLGTETITEYYTIDVEMKSNFQDKYNWWYSWPVLWPFTGIWPIQYREGEYTVEFKYKLFKNKSIIKEETITKNGNTSQFLFGLYKVRNFHRMIEETNLEAVRTCIQNLSESL; this is encoded by the coding sequence ATGAAATCCATCGCTTGCTCTATTTTATTCTTTATCTTCATCCATTGTTCCGTTGACTTACGACAGGTCCCACCCCCATCACCGAATGGAAATACAAATCGATTACAAACCAACTTACCCTTAGTTATTGGCAAATTTGAAATCCTATCTGCAGATCGCGGGGTGTATACCGACGCTTGGAGAATGGCTTGGAAAGGCCACCTAACATCTTCAGGTTTGTTCCCGAATGTAGTCGCTGACCTTGGCACCGAAACAATAACCGAATATTATACGATTGATGTGGAAATGAAATCCAATTTTCAAGATAAATACAATTGGTGGTATAGTTGGCCTGTTTTGTGGCCCTTTACAGGAATATGGCCTATCCAATATCGAGAAGGAGAATATACTGTAGAATTCAAATACAAATTATTCAAAAACAAATCCATCATCAAAGAAGAGACAATCACCAAAAATGGAAATACTTCTCAATTTTTATTCGGACTTTATAAAGTCAGAAACTTCCACCGTATGATTGAAGAAACAAACTTAGAAGCTGTTAGAACATGTATTCAAAATTTATCCGAATCATTATAG
- a CDS encoding TolC family protein — MLRINRHIFLFFLFFVPGIYLWSETVDFYDLPKLVGEKSYELKLKEMEIERKKVDIDSKNLRYLPSVNLEHSPFYEALRGDGYNRKGWSTSLNLNWNFQDQGNTVLTNMILELEYERLLLEYRALYQKELFDQAFQYAETLKLLAFYNYDFSNESDADKQFQTVQKLYKQGIESYLVTQNSKVDYFFYKYNAIKSRLDQQKSQSIFRRKFLLKDVALKQIPEREYKILPLEETLSEYEKNLSELNFDIILTINQVKILEIQKLVRFNELWVPDFFVNVYNQSSRESFSGLSGTWANSMEVYDYSRNDFSRYARSSDSDFNVGGNFGFRFPLFNRWLSKNEFDKSKVEIKLAKSQSQFLKENTGLYLFELIQQHNNLVELYDISRESKRIAEENYQIMEKAYKTGSASIIELQTVDRRLRDVMRNEIQNRYDLIQLRLQIGLLLGDTMKFLNF, encoded by the coding sequence GTGCTTCGTATCAATCGACATATCTTTTTATTTTTTCTTTTCTTTGTTCCTGGGATTTATTTATGGTCCGAGACCGTAGATTTTTATGACTTACCAAAGTTAGTTGGCGAAAAATCCTATGAATTAAAATTAAAGGAAATGGAAATTGAACGTAAAAAAGTCGATATCGATTCAAAAAATTTACGTTATTTACCTTCAGTTAATTTAGAACATTCTCCTTTTTACGAAGCTTTGAGAGGAGATGGATACAATCGAAAAGGTTGGAGCACGTCCTTAAATTTAAATTGGAATTTTCAGGACCAAGGAAATACGGTTTTAACCAATATGATCTTGGAATTGGAATATGAACGACTCTTATTGGAATATCGTGCCTTATACCAAAAAGAATTATTCGATCAGGCTTTCCAATATGCAGAAACGTTAAAACTATTGGCTTTTTATAATTATGATTTTTCCAATGAGTCGGATGCAGACAAACAATTTCAAACGGTTCAAAAACTCTATAAACAAGGAATTGAATCTTATTTGGTCACACAAAACTCGAAGGTGGATTATTTTTTTTACAAATACAATGCCATTAAATCTAGATTAGACCAACAAAAAAGTCAGTCCATTTTTCGAAGAAAGTTTTTATTAAAAGACGTTGCTTTAAAACAAATTCCTGAACGTGAATATAAAATTCTACCTTTGGAAGAAACTCTTTCGGAATACGAAAAGAATCTTTCTGAATTAAACTTTGATATTATTTTAACTATCAATCAGGTAAAAATTTTAGAGATACAAAAATTGGTTCGGTTCAATGAACTATGGGTTCCTGATTTTTTTGTAAACGTTTATAACCAATCCAGTCGGGAATCCTTTTCAGGATTGAGTGGGACCTGGGCAAATTCTATGGAAGTTTACGATTATAGTAGGAATGATTTTAGTCGTTATGCTAGGTCTTCAGACTCAGATTTTAATGTGGGCGGAAATTTTGGTTTTAGATTTCCATTGTTCAATCGCTGGTTATCAAAAAATGAATTTGATAAATCAAAAGTTGAAATCAAGTTAGCAAAGTCTCAATCCCAATTTTTAAAAGAGAATACTGGTTTGTATCTCTTTGAGCTAATACAACAACATAACAATCTAGTTGAGTTATATGATATTTCCCGTGAAAGTAAACGGATTGCAGAGGAAAACTACCAGATTATGGAAAAGGCATATAAAACTGGATCTGCATCCATCATTGAACTACAAACGGTTGATAGACGTCTTCGAGATGTTATGCGAAACGAAATTCAAAATCGGTATGACTTGATTCAACTTAGATTACAAATTGGTCTTCTTTTGGGTGATACAATGAAATTTTTGAATTTTTAA